A window of Geomonas agri contains these coding sequences:
- a CDS encoding glutaredoxin domain-containing protein, translating into MRILLTAILAVSLLAPAAGVVAEQLPQSPLGSHSVQTKYPKIVLFSTSWCPHCRAAKEYFTRNNIPFINRDVEIDSAAMELVTGKYKSQGVPVIVIGEDAKVLKGFDQARFEKALDEVRKKK; encoded by the coding sequence ATGCGCATCCTGCTGACTGCAATCCTGGCCGTATCCCTGCTGGCCCCGGCCGCCGGGGTCGTCGCCGAGCAACTCCCGCAGAGCCCGCTGGGCAGCCACAGCGTGCAGACCAAGTATCCCAAGATAGTGCTGTTTTCCACCTCCTGGTGCCCCCATTGCCGGGCCGCCAAGGAGTACTTCACCAGGAACAACATCCCCTTCATCAACCGGGACGTTGAAATCGACAGTGCGGCCATGGAACTCGTGACGGGGAAGTACAAGAGCCAAGGGGTTCCCGTCATCGTAATCGGGGAGGATGCCAAGGTGCTGAAGGGGTTTGACCAGGCGCGTTTCGAGAAGGCCCTGGACGAGGTCCGGAAGAAAAAATAA
- a CDS encoding S41 family peptidase, with protein MIKTLLAILLFVLLLLPASGQAAAVFGGVGIDGVPRADGTIVVRQLVAGGPAHLAGVKAGDIITQVDGTPTAGSDFKFIVERRLRGRAGTPVLILVRRPGNPKTLSFKLVRRQLKVAGTAKKEAKGE; from the coding sequence ATGATCAAGACCCTGTTGGCCATACTGCTCTTCGTCCTGTTGCTCCTGCCGGCCTCCGGCCAGGCTGCCGCCGTTTTCGGTGGGGTCGGCATCGACGGCGTACCCAGGGCCGACGGTACCATCGTGGTGCGGCAATTGGTTGCCGGTGGACCGGCCCATCTGGCCGGGGTCAAGGCTGGTGACATCATCACCCAAGTCGACGGCACTCCGACCGCCGGCAGCGATTTCAAATTCATCGTGGAGCGGCGCCTGCGCGGACGGGCCGGTACCCCGGTCCTGATCCTGGTGCGGCGTCCCGGCAACCCGAAGACGCTCAGTTTCAAGCTGGTCCGGCGGCAGCTCAAGGTAGCCGGTACCGCCAAAAAAGAAGCAAAGGGGGAGTGA